Proteins encoded in a region of the Corynebacterium genitalium ATCC 33030 genome:
- a CDS encoding RsmB/NOP family class I SAM-dependent RNA methyltransferase gives MSGGFRSRTKSAQQGKPGQSQSRQGKPKQRHNTQKRPQAHSRIGDAAREAAFDAVLRVETEDAFGNLVLPQILRERKVKGRDAAFATELAYGTLRTLGVLDAVIAECSSRPLTELDPAVLTALRLGTYQLLMTRVDDHAAVDTSVRLAEAAGQGKAKGFVNGILRTVARTSAQEWMDKLAPSDEPSATAFRTAHPEWIARSFAQVLPAEELEAALKADSERPKVHLVARPGEMSAEELALVTGGEEGRYSPYAVYLDGGDPGSLEPVRDRMAAVQDEGSQLIARAVTEVPVEADGGDHGRWLDLCAGPGGKAALMGSIAAIDGATVDAVEIGETRAELIRKSTEGLPVTVHVADGRNPGLEAGFDRVLVDAPCSGLGALRRRPEARWRKSEDDVAELNTLQEELLASAVNLAKPGGVVVYSTCSPDARETRGIVDKQLAKGDVEELDAREFLSEMGELGEHLSAQMWPHRHGTDAMFLSVLRKMKS, from the coding sequence ATGAGCGGCGGATTCCGGTCGCGCACGAAGAGCGCGCAGCAGGGCAAGCCAGGGCAGTCCCAGTCCAGGCAGGGAAAGCCGAAGCAAAGGCACAACACGCAGAAGCGGCCGCAGGCGCACTCGCGCATTGGCGACGCTGCACGCGAGGCCGCGTTCGACGCGGTGCTGCGCGTGGAGACGGAGGACGCGTTCGGCAACCTGGTCCTGCCGCAAATCCTCCGTGAACGCAAAGTCAAAGGCCGCGATGCTGCTTTTGCCACCGAGCTGGCCTACGGCACGTTGCGGACACTGGGGGTCCTCGACGCGGTCATCGCGGAATGCTCGTCGCGTCCGCTGACTGAGCTCGACCCAGCCGTGCTGACGGCGCTGCGACTTGGCACCTACCAGCTGTTGATGACGCGGGTGGATGACCACGCTGCCGTCGACACATCGGTGCGCCTCGCGGAGGCCGCAGGCCAAGGCAAGGCGAAGGGCTTTGTCAACGGCATCCTGCGCACTGTCGCGCGCACGTCGGCGCAAGAATGGATGGATAAGCTCGCGCCGTCCGACGAGCCGTCGGCGACCGCGTTTCGCACCGCGCACCCGGAATGGATCGCGCGCTCGTTCGCGCAGGTGTTACCCGCAGAAGAATTGGAAGCGGCGCTCAAAGCTGATTCGGAGCGGCCGAAAGTGCATCTCGTTGCACGGCCGGGGGAGATGAGCGCGGAGGAGCTCGCACTGGTCACCGGTGGCGAGGAGGGCCGCTACAGCCCCTACGCTGTCTACCTCGACGGCGGTGACCCAGGATCACTCGAACCGGTGCGCGACCGCATGGCGGCGGTGCAAGACGAGGGTTCGCAGCTCATCGCCCGCGCGGTGACCGAAGTGCCCGTCGAGGCTGACGGCGGCGACCACGGCCGTTGGCTGGATCTGTGCGCAGGCCCAGGCGGCAAGGCCGCGCTCATGGGCTCCATCGCCGCGATCGACGGCGCAACGGTCGATGCGGTGGAGATCGGGGAGACCCGCGCTGAGTTGATCCGCAAGAGCACCGAAGGCTTGCCGGTGACGGTCCACGTCGCCGACGGACGCAATCCCGGTCTCGAGGCGGGCTTTGACCGCGTGCTTGTGGACGCCCCGTGCTCCGGCCTAGGTGCCCTGCGCCGCCGCCCTGAAGCCCGGTGGCGCAAGAGCGAAGACGACGTTGCTGAGTTGAACACGCTGCAGGAAGAGCTGCTCGCCTCCGCCGTGAATCTGGCCAAGCCCGGTGGTGTGGTGGTGTATTCCACGTGTTCGCCGGATGCGCGGGAGACGCGGGGGATCGTCGATAAGCAACTGGCGAAGGGGGACGTTGAAGAGCTGGACGCGCGCGAGTTCCTTTCGGAGATGGGCGAGCTTGGTGAGCACCTCAGCGCACAAATGTGGCCGCACCGGCACGGCACGGACGCTATGTTTCTGTCCGTTCTCCGTAAGATGAAGTCATGA
- the rpe gene encoding ribulose-phosphate 3-epimerase, with protein MIYIAPSILAADYAALGADVEKVPTADLIHVDIMDGHFVPNLSFGPDVTKAVNRVTDQFLDIHMMIEEPERWFETYIDAGGDRLVFHIEATNDHINAAKKLHDLGVEAGFAIKPGTPIEPYLDDLEHFEEVMIMSVEPGFGGQKFMPEVLNKVVTLREHIANAGLSTIIGIDGGIGESTIKQAAEAGVESFVAGSAVFGAHDPAEAVEKLRGLATEARPADAV; from the coding sequence ATGATCTACATCGCCCCGTCGATCCTGGCCGCCGATTACGCCGCGCTCGGCGCGGACGTGGAAAAGGTACCCACCGCCGACTTGATCCACGTGGACATCATGGACGGCCACTTCGTGCCTAACCTGTCATTCGGGCCGGACGTGACCAAGGCCGTCAACCGCGTCACCGACCAGTTCCTGGACATCCACATGATGATCGAGGAGCCGGAGCGCTGGTTCGAGACCTACATCGATGCTGGCGGCGACCGTCTCGTCTTCCACATCGAGGCAACGAACGACCACATCAACGCAGCAAAGAAGCTGCATGACTTGGGCGTCGAGGCTGGATTCGCGATCAAGCCCGGCACGCCGATCGAGCCGTATCTCGACGACCTCGAGCACTTCGAGGAAGTCATGATTATGAGCGTCGAGCCCGGTTTCGGCGGCCAAAAATTCATGCCGGAGGTCTTAAACAAGGTGGTCACGTTACGCGAGCACATCGCAAACGCTGGCTTATCGACGATCATTGGCATCGACGGCGGCATCGGCGAATCCACCATCAAGCAAGCCGCTGAGGCTGGCGTGGAGTCTTTCGTCGCGGGATCGGCGGTGTTCGGCGCGCACGACCCGGCAGAGGCAGTGGAGAAGCTGCGCGGGTTGGCGACCGAGGCCCGCCCGGCGGATGCTGTATGA